A genomic region of Populus nigra chromosome 11, ddPopNigr1.1, whole genome shotgun sequence contains the following coding sequences:
- the LOC133668429 gene encoding uncharacterized protein LOC133668429, giving the protein MSSKERPTLGGTRIKTRKRNIAAPLDPAAFADAVVQIYLDNAGDLELVAKSIESADLNFSRYGDTFFEVVFTGGRTQPGTTKPDEGERHPYSIIDCEPTREIILPSVIYTQKILRRKPFLIKNLENVMRRFLQSLELFEENERKKLAIFTALAFSQKLSGLPPETVFQPLLKDNLVAKGIVLSFITDFFKEYLVDNSLDDLISILKRGKMEENLMDFFPSAKRSAEGFSEHFSKEGLIPLVEYNEKKIFEVKLKEMKSALTTQIAEEADMSEVIDTVKQRVKDAKLPDIEIVRILWDVLMDAVQWSGKNQQQNANSALRQVKTWAQLLNTFCTNGKLELELLYKVQMQCYEDAKLMKLFPEIVRSLYDQDVLAEDTILHWFRKGTNPKGRQTFVKALEPFVNWLEEAEEEE; this is encoded by the exons ATGAG CTCGAAGGAGAGACCCACTCTTGG TGGCACGCGGATTAAGACCCGCAAACGGAATATTGCTGCTCCACTGGACCCTGCAGCATTTGCTGATGCAGTGGTCCAGATTTACTTGGATAATGCTGGTGATTTG GAACTTGTTGCTAAGAGCATTGAATCTGCAGACCTTAACTTCTCAAGATACGGTGACACCTTTTTTGAG GTTGTTTTCACAGGAGGCCGTACACAACCTGGCACAACAAAACCTGATGAAGGTGAACGCCATCCTTACTCTATAATAGATTGTGAGCCTACACGGGAAATCATTTTACCATCAGTAATCTACACGCAGAAAATTCTGCGCCGCAAACCATTTCTCATTAAGAACCTTGAAAATGTTATGCGAAGGTTCCTGCAGTCACTGGAActttttgaagaaaatgaaaggaagaAGCTGGCCATTTTCACGGCTCTTGCATTCTCCCAGAAATTATCTGGGTTGCCACCGGAGACTGTTTTTCAGCCTCTGCTTAAGGATAACCTTGTGGCCAAAGGGATAGTTCTTTCATTTATAACAGACTTCTTCAAGGAGTATCTGGTTGATAATAGCCTTGATGATCTGATTTCAATTCTGAAACGGGGAAAAATGGAGGAGAACCTTATGGACTTCTTCCCATCTGCAAAGCGATCTGCTGAAGGTTTCTCTGAGCATTTCTC CAAGGAAGGACTGATACCTTTGGTTGaatataatgaaaagaaaatatttgaggTGAAGCTGAAGGAAATGAAATCTGCATTAACAACTCAGATAGCAGAGGAAGCTGACATGTCTGAAGTCATCGACACAGTGAAACAACGGGTTAAAGATGCTAAGTTACCAGACATTGAAATTGTGCGTATTTTGTGGGATGTATTAATGGATGCTGTACAATGGTCTGGGAAGAATCAGCAGCAGAATGCCAATTCAGCTTTGCGCCAG GTAAAGACATGGGCACAACTCTTAAATACATTTTGCACCAATGGCAAACTTGAGCTGGAACTCTTGTACAAAGTTCAGATGCAATGCTATGAGGATGCTAAGTTGATGAAGCTATTTCCTGAGATTGTGAGGTCTCTCTATGATCAGGACGTGCTTGCAGAAGACACCATTCTGCACTGGTTCCGCAAAGGAACAAATCCCAAGGGCAG GCAAACCTTTGTGAAGGCCCTGGAGCCCTTTGTTAACTGGCTGGAAGAGGCTGAGGAAGAGGAATGA